One part of the Salmo salar chromosome ssa28, Ssal_v3.1, whole genome shotgun sequence genome encodes these proteins:
- the LOC106589962 gene encoding zinc transporter ZIP9 — translation MDEAVAIILISVAMFLGCFLLGLIPLLIKLSEKRLQFVSIFGAGLLCGTALAIVLPEGVELLEESWRVSSCSVAPAAANQNASDVGVGHQLQEEDPRSKGLPARFFIGVSLVVGFILMFLVDQISSYCSIHDPRTGMSNRTSITATLGLVIHAAADGVALGTAVASSQVTVQVVVFLAVILHKAPAAFGLVTFLMHAGLEKKQIQKHLLVFSAAAPVLSISTYFILNASGGSPQHRLSATGVGMLFSAGTFLYVATVHVLPEISSRGQQQQQQSSPHLHGTGTGQLGVLESLTMILGTGLPVLLALGLHDD, via the exons ATGGATGAGGCAGTAGCGATTATTTTAATATCCGTTGCAATGTTTTTGGGATGTTTTCTATTAGGTTTGATTCCACTTTTGATCAAACTTTCTGAG AAAAGGCTGCAGTTTGTCAGTATATTTGGTGCAGGCCTGCTCTGTGGTACAGCTCTGGCTATCGTCCTCCCAGAGGGGGTGGAACTACTGGAAGAGTCATGGAGAG TCTCCTCCTGCTCTGTGGCCCCAgcagcagccaatcagaatgcCAGTGACGTCGGGGTCGGACATCAGCTCCAGGAAGAGGACCCCCGCTCTAAAGGCCTTCCAGCACGGTTCTTCATCGGGGTCTCCCTGGTCGTAGGGTTCATCCTCATGTTTCTGGTGGACCAGATCAGTAGCTACTGCTCCATACATG ATCCACGGACTGGAATGTCCAACAGGACCAGCATCACAGCTACACTAGGACTGGTCATCCATGCTGCTG CTGACGGTGTAGCGTTGGGTACAGCCGTGGCTTCCTCCCAGGTCACAGTTCAAGTCGTGGTGTTCCTGGCTGTGATTCTGCACAAG gctcctgCAGCGTTTGGCCTGGTCACCTTTCTGATGCACGCGGGTTTAGAGAAGAAGCAGATTCAAAAGCATCTCTTGGTCTTCTCTGCTGCAGCACCTGTTCTCTCCATCAGTACATACTTTATCCTGAACGCG AGTGGCGGTTCGCCCCAACACCGTCTGAGCGCTACAGGTGTTGGGATGCTCTTCTCCGCTGGGACGTTCCTCTACGTCGCTACGGTCCACGTACTACCAGAGATCAGCTCCagggggcagcagcagcagcagcagagctctcCCCACCTCCACGGGACCGGGACCGGGCAGCTGGGGGTCCTGGAGAGCCTCACCATGATACTGGGAACAGGACTACCCGTGTTACTGGCCCTGGGACTACATGATGACTAG